A single window of Candidatus Rhabdochlamydia oedothoracis DNA harbors:
- a CDS encoding transposase, giving the protein MSKQGLNEEQFKILEPQMEKWVNRNHYGRKLAPWRPVVNTIFWVLRTGAPWKDAPRNKEFSHPSTAHAWLGRMQSAGFLDQFLEELLKLAEQLGCIDAQRLSVDGFFFQRTRRRRAS; this is encoded by the coding sequence ATGAGCAAGCAAGGATTAAATGAAGAACAGTTTAAAATACTCGAACCTCAAATGGAAAAATGGGTAAATCGTAACCATTATGGAAGAAAATTAGCGCCATGGAGACCTGTAGTGAATACTATTTTCTGGGTGCTTCGGACAGGAGCTCCTTGGAAAGATGCACCTAGAAACAAGGAGTTTTCTCATCCCTCAACAGCACACGCATGGCTTGGAAGAATGCAATCTGCTGGATTTTTAGATCAATTTTTAGAAGAGCTGCTTAAGCTTGCCGAACAGCTGGGGTGTATTGATGCCCAGAGACTCTCTGTAGATGGTTTTTTTTTCCAGCGGACGCGGAGGAGGAGAGCAAGTTGA
- a CDS encoding transposase, with amino-acid sequence MVFFSSGRGGGEQVDYGYKGKGVTSHLLVEKSGKPLAITFTSASGDEKKQVIPLLRKVIPFIKKAWNQGKVPILEADKGYDSEQTRIDVLSHEVFPLIARKRNTKGYKIKGICYLEKQRWVVERTISWLKTCFRRLTVRWERKAIYWNGLLMFGLLGYWMNFLSRQVSLKQ; translated from the coding sequence ATGGTTTTTTTTTCCAGCGGACGCGGAGGAGGAGAGCAAGTTGATTATGGCTACAAAGGTAAAGGCGTGACATCGCATTTACTGGTAGAAAAATCAGGAAAGCCTCTTGCAATCACTTTTACATCAGCATCCGGGGATGAGAAAAAACAAGTGATCCCTCTGCTTAGGAAAGTCATTCCCTTCATTAAAAAAGCATGGAATCAGGGAAAAGTACCCATACTTGAAGCAGATAAAGGTTATGACTCAGAGCAAACACGTATCGATGTTCTTTCCCATGAGGTTTTTCCTCTGATAGCTCGGAAAAGAAACACTAAGGGATATAAGATAAAAGGCATTTGCTACCTTGAAAAGCAACGTTGGGTCGTTGAGAGAACGATTTCTTGGTTAAAGACATGCTTCCGTCGTCTTACAGTGCGCTGGGAAAGAAAGGCAATATATTGGAACGGACTATTAATGTTTGGACTACTGGGATATTGGATGAATTTCTTAAGTCGGCAAGTATCTTTAAAACAGTAA